The DNA region AGGAGCCCGGCCGGGCCTACTTCCGTCTCACCTGGCGCGATGCGGTCCAGGGAGGCGTTCTCGACGAGGAGGAGATCGAGGACGCGCGGCGCTCGCTGCCGGAGGCGGCGTTCAAGGAACTCTACGAGGCGGAGCCGGCCTCCGACGAGGGCAACCCCTTCGGTATCGACAAGATCGAGGCGATCACCGTGCCGAGCTTGTCGGATGGCGAGCCCGTGATCTGGGGCTGGGATCTCGCAAAGTCCGTCGACTACACCGTCGGTATCGCCCTCGACGAGCAGGGCCGGGTCTGCCGCTTTGTTCGCTATCAACGCGACTGGACTTTCACGATGGCCGACATTCGGCAGCACGTCGGCACGAGCGTCCCGGCACTGGTCGACGCGACAGGGGTCGGTGACCCGGTGGTGGAGCAGATCCAGGAAGGCCGGGGGAACGTCGAGGGCTTCAAGTTCTCGCCTTCGTCGAAGCAAGAGCTGATGGTCGAGCTGTCCACTTGGATCTCGAGGGGGGCCGGAGAGGTTCCCCGAGGTGTGATCACCAACGAGCTCGAGTCCTTTGAGTATCAGTACACCGCGACCGGGGTTCGCTACTCCGCGCCGCCGGGGGCCTACGACGATTGCGTCATGGCGCTGGCCCTCGCGGTTCGGGGGTGGCGCGGCTATGGCTCGGCCCCGACGAGCGTCTACGGCGAGGTCTATGGGGGGGGGAATCGGCGATGAAGAGCAAACCGAAAGACGTTTCGGGCTGGGCCGCCCTGGGGTCCTGGACCGCGGGCTGGGCGTTGTTGACATACTCGATTTCGAGGCTTCTGCCGTGGGATCCGGTCGCGATTTGGGCCGGATCGGCAGGCCTCTTTCTGCTGGCCTACGGGGGCCTTCTCCCGCTGGCGCTGACGTTCTGGTTCGGAGTCCGCACGCTGACCGATGAGTCGAAAAGGAGATCAAGATGAAGATGTTCGAGAGTCTCGATCGGCGGCTTGCGGGGGCGGCAAGGCGCGCCTCGGGCGCGCCCCTTCGTTCGCTGCCCGGGATTACTCCGGGGAGCCCCTACTATCCGGACTGGGATGCCGAGAAGGCTTCCGAGGAAGGCCTCAAGGCCTCGGCGGTGGTTTACCGCTGCGTGATGGGCAAGGCCGAGAAGGCGGCCTCTGTGCCGTGGTGCGTGTGGCAGCGCGCCGATCACGAAGACGTCAAGGGCGAGCCGGTTCCGAATCACGAATACGCCCGCCTCATCGAGCACCCGCGCCGGGATGGCCGCTATGGGCGAGCCGAGCTGATCGCCTCCGCGACGGCCCATCTCGACCTCGCGGGCAACGCGCTGGTCCGGATGCTGCGCGCTGGCATCGGCGCCAAGGTTCCGATGGAGCTGAACGCCGAGGTACCGGTCGGCGTTGAGCCGATTCCGCACCCGATCGACTTCATTTCCGAGTACCAGTTCGATGACGCGCAGCGAGGGCGCGGCACCTGGCCGGCCGAGGAGATCATCCACGCTCGTCGGGTCGACCCTGGGAATCCGATCTGGGGGCTCAGCGTGGTGCAAGCGCTGGCTCGTTTGATCGACCTCGACGTCGAGCGAGACCGCATGATGCTGCGCCGGATGGTCAACGACGGTCGCCCTTCGGTGATCCTGACCGACGAGGCCCTCAAGACGACGCAGGAGCGCGAGGATGTCGAGGACTGGCTCGCAGATCGGGCTGAGCGATACCGCGGCGGGTTCATGGTCCTCGGCGGCAACCAGGGTCTCCTGAGCATGGGGATGAGCTCCCGCGATCTGCAGCAGGTCGAGAGCGGCGCCTTCACCCGAGACATGTTGGCGATCGGCTTCGGATACCTCGCCGCCGGCTTTAGCAACGATGCAGCCACCTACAGCAACGCCGAGATCTTCGTGCGCCACGAATGGGCAGGGCCGGTGATGTCGAGCAACCGCATCCTCGCCGACGCCTTCACTCGCGCCCTGGTGCCACCGGACAAGTGGGGGGAGATGTGGATCGCACCCGACTACTCGAGTGTCGAGGCGCTTCGGGAGAACTTCATCGACAAGGCCAAGGCGCTCCGGGATCTGCGCGACGCTGGCGTGGCTCTCAACGACGCCAAGCGCTACCTCGACATGCCGTTGCCCGACCAGGCAGGCGGCGACGTCCCGATCGTGCCCGGGAATTACCTGCCCGCCGAGATGCTGGCCGATGAGGCCCGCGGCCTGAGCGATGGCTGAGCCGATCCGCCGAGACCTGCGCCGGCGTGCATTCGTCCGACGCTTCGACGAGGCGATCACTCCGGCAGTGCGCGAGATGCGCCGCACCTTCCGCGACGCGGTCGCCATTCTGGTGACCGAGATCGGGATCGATGAGCTCAAGAAGGCGCTCGAGGATGGAACGCTCGAGCGTCTTCTAACTCAGCACGCGGCCTGGGGTCGCTTCGCCGGCCTGCTCGAGGAGGACGGGAGACCGATCCTCTCGAGGGTCCTCACTCGAGCGGCAAGGGCGGCCGGCGAGACCACCCAGACTCTCGGCAAGGTCTGGACCCGGGAGAACATGGGCGACATCGCCGAGTTGCTCGAGGAGCTGGCCGATCGCCAGATCGGGGCGCTCGTCACAGGGGTGACCGAGCAAACACGCTTTGCGATTCGCGATCTGGTCGGTAGGGCGCTACGAGAGGAGCCAACGACGGTGCGTGCGATTCAGCGGGCGCTGCTGGCCCTCGATGGCGAGGGAGGCCGGCCGCGGCTCGGGCTGGATCGCCAGCGGCAGAGGGTCTTCGACCGCTACATGGCGGATCTCCTCGACCCGGAGGGCGCCGGGAAGGGGCTCAGCTCCTCTCGTATCCAGCAGCTCCTCGATCGTCGGTACCGGGGCCTTCTGAGGGCCCGGACTGGTCTGATTGCGCGGACGGAGGCGAACGCCGCCGGCAACCGCGGTCAGTTTCGGGTCTGGGAATGGGCGGCCGACCAGGGGGACCTTGACGGCGGCCGATACGTGCTCGAGTGGGTGACGCGGGTGATCAACGTGTGCCCGCGCTGCGTGGCGATGGATCGCGCGACTCGGGAGGTTCGGAGCGGGCTATTCGTGAGTGATGGCTCGGGGCCGAAGGGGGTGGAGGCGGTGACGCAGCCGGAGCTGCATCCCGGTGGGTACTGCCAGGCGAGGACGGTTTTACGGCCTCGGTAAAGTTACACGTCCCCAGAGACAGCAGAAGCGAAGAGAGGGAGCAGGGCGGGACTTGAACCCGCGTTGACCCCGGACCGAAGGCGCGTCACCATCGGCTGCGGCCAGGACTCCGCTGGTCAACCTTTCCTGGTAGGCCCAGCTCTCCCGATAGGCGCCGTCACCAGTGCCTCACTGGAAGCCTCCTCCCTCTCTTGCAGATCTCTCAGGCCGCCTCCCCCCGCTCTGCGGCCGCCTGAATAAACCGCACCGCCTCGGCCTTCGGGATTCGATAGGACCGACCAGGCCGGAGCGCCTGAATCTCCCCGCTGGCGATCAACATCGTCACTCGCCTGGGCGTAATTCCCACGGCC from Acidobacteriota bacterium includes:
- a CDS encoding phage portal protein — protein: MKMFESLDRRLAGAARRASGAPLRSLPGITPGSPYYPDWDAEKASEEGLKASAVVYRCVMGKAEKAASVPWCVWQRADHEDVKGEPVPNHEYARLIEHPRRDGRYGRAELIASATAHLDLAGNALVRMLRAGIGAKVPMELNAEVPVGVEPIPHPIDFISEYQFDDAQRGRGTWPAEEIIHARRVDPGNPIWGLSVVQALARLIDLDVERDRMMLRRMVNDGRPSVILTDEALKTTQEREDVEDWLADRAERYRGGFMVLGGNQGLLSMGMSSRDLQQVESGAFTRDMLAIGFGYLAAGFSNDAATYSNAEIFVRHEWAGPVMSSNRILADAFTRALVPPDKWGEMWIAPDYSSVEALRENFIDKAKALRDLRDAGVALNDAKRYLDMPLPDQAGGDVPIVPGNYLPAEMLADEARGLSDG
- a CDS encoding excisionase family DNA-binding protein, whose product is MENGSKDVLQSAIDLLPRGDYVGVSDLAKAVGITPRRVTMLIASGEIQALRPGRSYRIPKAEAVRFIQAAAERGEAA